In Solanum pennellii chromosome 3, SPENNV200, a single window of DNA contains:
- the LOC107014963 gene encoding uncharacterized protein LOC107014963 isoform X1, which produces MVNTSYIGVNIFLSLPSSSSFSFFLFLSESSHLSQIKLCRKIQINKPNNYWMLHSFKDDQAEVQGSRFGVSAKRGATISPIGLPFWKYSPP; this is translated from the exons ATGGTAAACACGTCTTATATCGGAGtcaacatttttctttctttaccctcttcttcatctttctcattcTTCCTCTTCCTTTCCGAATCCTCACAtctctctcaaataaaattatgtagaaaaattcaaataaataaaccCAACAACTATTGGATGCTTCACAGCTTTAAG GATGATCAAGCAGAGGTACAAGGCTCGAGGTTTGGGGTTTCAGCTAAAAGAGGTGCAACTATTAGTCCAATCG GTCTTCCTTTCTGGAAGTATAGCCCACCATGA